Below is a genomic region from Clostridiales bacterium.
GATGGGATGATGGAAAGATAAGCATTGTATTATCGGCCGTATTGATTCCGTCAGGCGTTTTGCTTTCATGCATGGACTTTTTGTCAGTGCGAAAAACGAGCAAAAGAGCATCAAAATGGTACATATACAATCGGAAGGCGTTTTGAGAAAAAGTACAATCAAAAATTCATCGATGCCGAAAATGATAATAAACAATGTAATGTCGTACATGAAAAGGGCATGCCTTCTCGTCTTCCAGATAGCTCTTTCGGGAAGCCTTGCCATATTTACATGGCTGTCGATACAGGCTACTAGAAAATCGGTGGATTTCACGGCCCTTGGACATCATATCAATTTGAACTCTAAGGGGATGAGCCGTCTTATAATATTGGGCTCAGTGATACTTGTGGTGTTTTCCGTAATGGACAGGTTTGTTTCCATAGTCCTGGAGAGGAAAAAGGAAGAGGGATATTAAAGACAGTCGGATGGAGGGATATCGACGTCGCAAAGCTCATACTCGGTGAAGTTTTTATACTCAGCCTGTTAGGGACAGTGCTTGCATCCATATTTTCTATCGGGGCATACAGAGCCATATATGAATCATTTCCCGTAAGCGGTATAAAAATAATTTTAGTATTCATATCCCTTATATGCATCTGCCTTTTATCTGTGATGTATCCGCTGTATATAACCGTAAGGATATCGCCTGTGGAGGCTATAATGGACAGGGATATAAAGCAGTCACTAAAGGAGATATTCAATATCAAATGGATAGCTGCAGGTGTTTTGAGCGCTGCCATACTGGCTGCAGTCATAGCAGGTTCGGGTTACTATATACAAACCATCAGGGAATCTAAAGAGGCAAAAGCAGATACACTTTCAGTGGCCGGGGGAATAATTCAAAAAATCGATGAAGAAAGGATGATGGAAGATATAAAAGTCCTGACTTCAAATGGCAAGAGGATAGGAACCGGTCAGGATAAAGCAGGCGATTATATAGTATCGCGCCTTAAGGATGCTGGATATTCACCGGAAATAGATGAATTTTCATGCGGTGATGAGATAGGCATATCCGACGGGGATGGTATCAGGATTGAAGCTGGAGATAAGGAGTATGAGGCAAGAAGCATATCGATGGATTCAAAGCTTATCAAAGAGGACCAAAATGTGATAGAAGCTGATGCCACAGTATTCGGCAGGTCAGACATGAATGACTTTAAAGATAAAAGTTCCAATAAAGAAGCCCTTCAGCTCAGCGAATATGTAAGTATCGATAAGATCATGAAAAACATCGGATTTTTAGACAGGGATGTCCCTTATAATAACCTCGAGGCTTTAAACAAGGCAATGGTGACACCTGATGAAATGATGAAACTCGGGTTGGCTTTATCCCAAAAGCTCAAGCTTCCGTTTACGGTTGCAGGAAGGGACAATTACAGCGGATTTGCCTGCATCGATAATGAAACGAATTATTCGTATATATCTTCGTGGAACGAAAAAAGCGGGACAAACGACGATAAAATAGGCATAATCGATAAAAACCTGCTTAAAAAGCATACCGCCTTAATCTATGCCATTGCCGAAAAGTACAGGCATTAACAAGTTTAAAGATTGGAATAATATTCTTGAGATAAAATTCCCGCTGTTAAGTAAAAATACTTGACAGCGGGAATTTTATCTGATAATATCTATATATTGAATTTCAATAAGTTTATCTATATTTTCGGAGCCGATATGGTTGAAAAATTTTTTGAAGTAAATATGTTATATGATTTTTATGGCCAGTTGCTTACAGACAAGCAAAAAAATATTATTGAGCTGTATTATAACAACAACCTGTCGCTCGGTGAGATATCGGAAATCATAAATATATCGAGGCAGGGAGTATTTGATTTATTGAAGCGCAGCGAGAAGCAGCTTTATTATTATGAAAGCAAATTAAAGCTTGTGAAAAAATTCATGGACTATAGAAAAAAATTAAGCAAAGTTTATTCTTTGATGGATAATAAGAAAAATGATGCCGATATTGATAAAGCGAAAGCGTTATTAAATGAAATAATCAAAAATGATTTGTAGGAGGATTAGATTATGGCCTTTGAAAGTCTGACTGAAAAACTTCAGCAAACATTCAAAAAGTTAAAGGGAAAGGGAAAACTTAACGAAAAAGATGTAAAAGATGCCATGAGGGAAGTTAAGCTTGCCCTTCTGGAGGCAGATGTCAATTATAAGGTTGTCAGGGACCTCATAAATAATATAAGCAAAAGGGCCGTAGGCTCCGAAGTCATGGAAAGCTTGACGCCGGGACAGCAGGTAATTAAAATCGTCAATGATGAACTTGTTGCTCTTTTAGGATCAGACGAGAGCCATATTGATTTTTCTGAAACTCCTCCGACAAAGATAATGCTGGTTGGACTTCAGGGAGCGGGAAAAACAACAGTTGCAGGAAAGCTTGGTCAATATCTTGCAAAACATGGTAAAAATCCATTGCTTGTTGCCTGTGACATATATAGGCCGGCGGCAATAAAGCAGCTGCAGGTGGTCGGCTCGAAGGCAAATGTGCCTGTATTTGCGATGGGTGACAAAAGCAATCCTGCGGATATTGCAAAGGCATCGCTGAGTTTTGCAGAAAAAAACAAGAACGATACCGTCATTATAGACACTGCCGGAAGGCTGCATATTGATGATGAGATGATGTCCGAATTAATAGATATAAAGGCCAGGATAAAACCGGATGAAATATTGCTTGCAATCGATTCCATGACAGGGCAGGATGCAGTCAATGTAGCTGAGAGTTTTGACTCAAAGCTTAATATAACAGGTATTATACTGACAAAGCTCGATGGAGACAGCCGTGGCGGTGCTGCACTGTCCGTAAGGGCCGTAACCGGAAAACCCATCAAATTTGCGTCGGTTGGAGAAAAGCTTACGGATATCGAAGCATTTCATCCCGACAGGATGGCGTCAAGGGTACTTGGCATGGGCGATGTGTTAAGCCTGATAGAAAAAGCACAGGAATCGATAGATGAAAAAACTGCACAGGAGCTTTCAAATAAAATGATGAAACGCGGATTCACGTTTGATGATTTCCTGAGCCAGATGCAGCAGATAAAGAAGATGGGCTCCATTAATGATCTCGTATCATTGATACCCGGTATAGATAAATCGGCCATGAAGAATGTTAAGATAGATGAAAAGGATATGGCCCATGTCGAGGCGATAATAAAGTCTATGACAAAAGAGGAGAGAGGCAATCCTTCGCTTTTAAAAAGCGGCAGCAGGAGGAAGCGGATTGCCAGGGGGAGCGGTACTAAAATCCAAGACGTCAATAAAGTCATAAAGCAGTTTGAAGAAGGTCAAAAAATGATGAAGCAGATGTCTTCGATTATAAAGAATCCTAAAAGAGGGAAGTTTAAGCTTCCGTTTTAAAGGCTATATTTTAAAAGGAGGTGATGTAGATGTCGGTAAAAATAAGGCTTAAAAGGTTAGGAGCCAGGAAGGCCCCTTTCTATAGAATCGTAGTTGCAGATTCCAGGTCACCGAGAGATGGAAGGTTTATTGAAGAAATAGGATATTATAATCCGATTTCAGAACCAACCGTAGTGAATATAAATGAAGAAAAAGCTCTTAAGTGGCTGAATACAGGAGCACAGCCGTCAGATGCCGTAAAGACTTTATTTAACAAAGCAGGAATAATGGATAAATTCAGTGCTAAGAATAAATAATGCTTGGACTTGGGGGTGTAAAAATTGAGAGAATTAGTTATGATAATTGCAAAAGCTCTTGTTGACGATCCTGATGCGGTTCAGGTAAATGAAATATCTGGAGAACAATCCGTTATACTTGAACTTAAGGTTGCTCCTGAAGATATGGGCAAAGTTATCGGAAAACAAGGAAGGATTGCAAGAGCTATCAGAACTGTCGTCAAAGCCGCCGCAACCAAGGAAAACAAGAGAGTCGTCGTAGAAATTATTTGATTAAAACCCTATAGGATGGGTGGATTATGGAAGTTAAATATTTAAGGATTGGTAAAATAATAAATACTCATGGAATAAAGGGGGAACTCAAGGTATTGCCCCTAACCGACAATATTAAGAGATTCAGCGACCTTTCATATGTGCTTTTGGATGATGAAAAGCTCTATAGATATGAAGTTGAATATGTTAATTATTTTAAGGGCACAGTACTATTAAAACTCAAAGGCATAGATAATGTCGATGATGCGTTGAAGATAAAAGGATATTATATACTTATTGAAAGGAAAGATGCTATAAAACTTCCTGAAGGAAGCTATTTTATATGCGATATAATAGGTCTGGATGTGCAGGACATAAACAAGGGTTATATGGGTAAGATTTCAGATGTCATAAGCACCGGAAGCAACGATGTATATGTGATAAAACAGTATAAAACCAATAAAGAAATACTTATACCTGCTCTTAAAAGCGTGGTAAAGGATATAGATATTAAAAGCGGTAAAATGGTTATCGACATGCCGGAGGGGATATTGTAACATGAAAATAGATGTACTTACCCTTTTCCCGGAAATGTTTTCTCCGCTAGATTTCAGCATCATAAAAAGGGCGAGAGATAAGGGAATAATATCAATAAATCTATACAATATCCGTGACTTTTCCAAGGATATCCATAGAAGAGTCGATGATTATCCATATGGAGGCGGCTCAGGAATGGTAATGGCTGCAGACCCTATTTATAATGCCGTCGGCTATCTTAAGGATAATTCGGACTTAAAGCCAAGAGTCATACTTATGAGTCCGGAGGGAAGAAAGTATAACCAGGAGGCGGCTAAAGAGCTTTCAAAGGAAGAATACTTGATCTTGATATGCGGGCACTATGAGGGAATAGATGAAAGGATAAAGCCATTGCTGAGTGATGAAATATCCGTCGGAGATTATGTATTGACCGGCGGGGAAATTGCCGCGATGGCCGTAATAGATTCCACATGCCGTCTTGTTCCGGGAGTATTAAGTTCTAAAGACAGTTATGAAGAAGAATCGTTTTACAATGGTCTTCTTGAGTATCCCCAGTATACCAGACCTGAGGAGTATAACGGCATGAAGGTTCCTGAAGTGTTATTAAGCGGATACCATGAGAAGATAAGGTTATGGAGAAGA
It encodes:
- the rpsP gene encoding 30S ribosomal protein S16 — its product is MSVKIRLKRLGARKAPFYRIVVADSRSPRDGRFIEEIGYYNPISEPTVVNINEEKALKWLNTGAQPSDAVKTLFNKAGIMDKFSAKNK
- a CDS encoding putative DNA-binding protein, with the translated sequence MVEKFFEVNMLYDFYGQLLTDKQKNIIELYYNNNLSLGEISEIINISRQGVFDLLKRSEKQLYYYESKLKLVKKFMDYRKKLSKVYSLMDNKKNDADIDKAKALLNEIIKNDL
- the rimM gene encoding ribosome maturation factor RimM (Essential for efficient processing of 16S rRNA) → MEVKYLRIGKIINTHGIKGELKVLPLTDNIKRFSDLSYVLLDDEKLYRYEVEYVNYFKGTVLLKLKGIDNVDDALKIKGYYILIERKDAIKLPEGSYFICDIIGLDVQDINKGYMGKISDVISTGSNDVYVIKQYKTNKEILIPALKSVVKDIDIKSGKMVIDMPEGIL
- the trmD gene encoding tRNA (guanosine(37)-N1)-methyltransferase TrmD, producing MKIDVLTLFPEMFSPLDFSIIKRARDKGIISINLYNIRDFSKDIHRRVDDYPYGGGSGMVMAADPIYNAVGYLKDNSDLKPRVILMSPEGRKYNQEAAKELSKEEYLILICGHYEGIDERIKPLLSDEISVGDYVLTGGEIAAMAVIDSTCRLVPGVLSSKDSYEEESFYNGLLEYPQYTRPEEYNGMKVPEVLLSGYHEKIRLWRRCQSLKKTLLLRPDIIDFEKLSDEDKKILKSIESGNEKI
- the ffh gene encoding signal recognition particle protein — protein: MAFESLTEKLQQTFKKLKGKGKLNEKDVKDAMREVKLALLEADVNYKVVRDLINNISKRAVGSEVMESLTPGQQVIKIVNDELVALLGSDESHIDFSETPPTKIMLVGLQGAGKTTVAGKLGQYLAKHGKNPLLVACDIYRPAAIKQLQVVGSKANVPVFAMGDKSNPADIAKASLSFAEKNKNDTVIIDTAGRLHIDDEMMSELIDIKARIKPDEILLAIDSMTGQDAVNVAESFDSKLNITGIILTKLDGDSRGGAALSVRAVTGKPIKFASVGEKLTDIEAFHPDRMASRVLGMGDVLSLIEKAQESIDEKTAQELSNKMMKRGFTFDDFLSQMQQIKKMGSINDLVSLIPGIDKSAMKNVKIDEKDMAHVEAIIKSMTKEERGNPSLLKSGSRRKRIARGSGTKIQDVNKVIKQFEEGQKMMKQMSSIIKNPKRGKFKLPF
- a CDS encoding KH domain-containing protein, which gives rise to MRELVMIIAKALVDDPDAVQVNEISGEQSVILELKVAPEDMGKVIGKQGRIARAIRTVVKAAATKENKRVVVEII